From the Pseudomonas sp. SORT22 genome, one window contains:
- the cfaB gene encoding C17 cyclopropane fatty acid synthase CfaB: MLAQLPPVLQSLRLPLRLKLWDGNAFDLGPKPQVTILVKDPQLITQLTHPSLDELGAAFVEGKLELEGSISEVIRVCDELSVALLKDEEDDQPVRTEHDKATDAAAISYHYDLSNAFYQLWLDSDMAYSCAYFKSPTNTLEQAQQNKFEHLCRKLRLKKGDYLLDVGCGWGGLARYAAREFGAKVFGITLSKEQLKLGRERVKADGLEGQVELQILDYRDLPQDGRFDKVVSVGMFEHVGHANLALYCQRLFGAVREGGLVMNHGITARHTDGRPVGRGAGSFIERYVFPHGELPHLSMISARISEAGLEIVDVESLRLHYARTLEHWSNRLEAQLDKAGALVPEKALRIWRLYLAGCSYAFARGWINLHQILAVKPFADGSHDLPLTREDFYR; encoded by the coding sequence ATGCTTGCGCAACTTCCACCTGTTCTGCAAAGCCTGCGACTGCCACTGCGACTCAAACTTTGGGATGGCAATGCGTTCGATCTGGGGCCCAAGCCGCAGGTGACCATCCTGGTCAAGGACCCGCAGCTGATTACTCAGTTGACCCATCCAAGCCTGGATGAGTTGGGGGCAGCGTTCGTCGAAGGCAAGCTGGAACTGGAGGGCTCCATCAGTGAGGTGATCCGCGTCTGTGACGAACTTAGCGTGGCTTTGCTCAAGGATGAAGAAGACGATCAGCCGGTGCGCACCGAGCATGACAAGGCTACCGATGCGGCAGCAATTTCCTACCACTACGACCTGTCCAACGCCTTCTACCAGCTGTGGCTGGACAGCGACATGGCCTACTCCTGCGCCTATTTCAAATCGCCCACCAACACCCTGGAGCAAGCCCAGCAGAACAAGTTCGAGCACTTGTGCCGCAAGCTGCGCTTGAAGAAGGGCGACTACCTGCTGGATGTCGGTTGTGGTTGGGGCGGGCTGGCGCGCTACGCAGCCAGGGAGTTCGGTGCCAAGGTGTTCGGCATCACTCTGAGCAAAGAGCAGCTCAAACTCGGCCGTGAGCGGGTCAAGGCCGATGGCCTGGAAGGGCAGGTTGAGCTGCAGATACTCGATTATCGCGACCTGCCCCAGGACGGTCGCTTCGACAAGGTGGTGAGTGTCGGCATGTTTGAACACGTGGGTCATGCCAACCTGGCGCTGTATTGCCAGCGCTTGTTTGGCGCCGTGCGCGAAGGTGGCCTGGTGATGAACCATGGCATCACCGCCAGGCACACCGACGGGCGACCGGTCGGGCGCGGCGCGGGCAGCTTCATCGAGCGCTACGTGTTCCCCCATGGCGAGCTGCCGCACCTGTCGATGATCAGTGCACGCATCAGTGAAGCGGGGCTGGAGATTGTCGACGTCGAAAGCCTGCGCCTGCATTACGCGCGCACCCTCGAGCACTGGAGCAACCGCCTCGAAGCACAGCTGGACAAGGCTGGCGCGCTGGTGCCAGAGAAAGCCCTGCGCATCTGGCGCCTGTACCTGGCTGGTTGCTCCTATGCCTTTGCCAGGGGCTGGATCAATTTGCACCAGATCCTTGCGGTCAAACCCTTTGCCGATGGCAGCCACGATTTGCCGCTGACCCGCGAAGACTTCTACCGTTAA
- the cls gene encoding cardiolipin synthase: MDYHSPYFFGYLIGVIHLLGAIAALHAVFTVRTAQGAIAWALSLLFIPYFTLIPYLVFGSRTFDAYIQARRQANREMHVAMADLNWRPWVEEALAARNSESYGALRAMPKLGRMPCLANNQVRLLIDGKATFDAIFHAIAGARDTVLVQFFIIHDDELGRQLQALLLKKATEGVKVYVLYDSVGSHALPSAYSHKLRAGGVNIRAFATRRGWFNRFQVNFRNHRKIVVVDGLQGFLGGHNVGDEYLGGNPKLSPWRDTHVQVSGPVLACLQESFAEDWFWASRQLPPLILPDTYPEDGVLCQVLASGPADPQETCSLFFVEAIHSARERLWITSPYFIPDEAVFAALRLAVLRGVDVRILIPSRADHRIVYAASSLFAFEAVRAGVRMFRFEPGFLHQKVVLIDNEISAIGSANLDNRSFRLNFEIMLLTVDRAFADQVEAMLSHDFDQSREITAEDSRDTHRLQQLGMRIARLISPIL; this comes from the coding sequence ATGGATTACCACAGCCCGTACTTCTTCGGTTACCTCATTGGCGTGATTCACTTGCTCGGGGCAATCGCCGCCTTGCACGCGGTGTTCACCGTACGCACCGCCCAGGGGGCAATTGCCTGGGCCTTATCGCTGCTGTTCATTCCCTACTTCACCCTTATTCCCTACCTGGTGTTTGGCAGCCGTACCTTCGACGCCTACATCCAGGCCCGGCGCCAGGCCAACCGTGAAATGCACGTGGCCATGGCCGATCTCAACTGGCGACCCTGGGTCGAAGAGGCCTTGGCAGCCCGCAATTCAGAATCCTATGGCGCGCTGCGGGCGATGCCCAAGCTGGGACGCATGCCGTGCCTGGCCAACAATCAGGTGCGTTTGCTGATCGACGGCAAGGCTACTTTCGACGCCATCTTTCACGCCATTGCCGGCGCACGCGACACGGTGCTGGTGCAGTTTTTCATTATTCACGACGATGAACTGGGGCGGCAGCTACAGGCCCTGCTGCTGAAAAAGGCCACCGAAGGCGTCAAGGTCTACGTGCTCTACGACAGCGTCGGCAGCCATGCCCTACCCTCCGCCTACAGCCATAAGCTGCGTGCAGGCGGCGTCAATATCCGCGCTTTCGCCACTCGCCGCGGCTGGTTCAACCGCTTCCAGGTCAACTTTCGCAACCACCGCAAAATCGTCGTGGTCGATGGCCTGCAGGGTTTTCTGGGTGGCCACAACGTTGGCGATGAGTACCTGGGTGGCAATCCCAAGCTCTCCCCTTGGCGTGATACTCACGTCCAGGTCAGCGGGCCAGTGCTGGCCTGCCTGCAGGAATCGTTCGCCGAGGACTGGTTCTGGGCGTCGCGCCAACTGCCGCCCTTGATCCTGCCGGACACCTACCCGGAAGATGGCGTGCTCTGCCAGGTATTGGCCAGCGGGCCGGCCGATCCGCAAGAAACTTGCTCGCTATTCTTCGTCGAAGCCATCCACTCGGCGCGCGAACGCCTGTGGATCACCAGCCCCTACTTCATCCCTGACGAAGCGGTGTTCGCAGCCCTGCGCCTTGCAGTGTTGCGCGGGGTAGATGTGCGCATCCTGATTCCTTCGCGTGCAGACCACCGTATCGTCTACGCCGCCTCCAGCCTGTTCGCCTTTGAGGCGGTGCGCGCCGGGGTGCGGATGTTTCGTTTCGAACCTGGATTCCTGCATCAGAAGGTGGTGCTGATCGACAACGAGATCAGCGCCATCGGCAGCGCCAACCTCGACAACCGATCGTTTCGCCTCAACTTCGAGATCATGTTGCTGACCGTAGACCGCGCATTTGCCGATCAGGTCGAAGCGATGCTCAGCCATGACTTCGACCAATCCCGGGAAATCACCGCCGAAGACAGCCGCGATACACATCGCCTGCAGCAGCTGGGGATGCGTATCGCCCGGCTGATTTCGCCGATTCTGTAA
- a CDS encoding DUF3617 domain-containing protein yields MKNRQPLLALMFGLASPLVHAQMLQPGLWELTTSNMQVDGKPLPDMGFMLGQLKNLPPEQRAMIEGGLAKQGISVAGQGVRSCLTPEQVKTNDIPLQDPKSGCTQKITERTGNVWKFTFSCPKAQGNGEATFVSDREFTTQVNGTFNASGVQQQGSMNTRAVWLGNDCGTVKPRS; encoded by the coding sequence ATGAAAAATCGTCAGCCGCTGCTGGCACTGATGTTCGGTCTGGCAAGCCCGTTGGTGCATGCGCAGATGTTGCAACCTGGCCTTTGGGAGCTGACCACCAGCAACATGCAGGTTGATGGCAAGCCGCTTCCAGACATGGGCTTCATGCTCGGTCAGTTGAAGAACCTGCCGCCGGAGCAACGGGCGATGATCGAAGGTGGCCTGGCCAAGCAAGGGATCAGCGTCGCCGGTCAAGGTGTGCGCTCTTGCCTGACGCCGGAGCAGGTAAAAACCAATGACATCCCGCTGCAGGATCCCAAGTCTGGCTGTACCCAGAAGATCACCGAGCGCACCGGCAATGTCTGGAAGTTCACCTTCAGCTGCCCGAAAGCCCAAGGCAATGGGGAAGCCACGTTCGTCAGCGATCGTGAGTTCACAACCCAGGTCAACGGTACCTTCAACGCGTCCGGTGTGCAGCAGCAGGGCAGTATGAACACCCGGGCAGTGTGGCTCGGTAATGACTGCGGTACGGTTAAACCGCGTAGCTGA
- the folE2 gene encoding GTP cyclohydrolase FolE2 → MSVFTLPDIAAQATTSQLPLDWVGMCGIALPLQIDGQILPATADAGVSLDDGASRGIHMSRLYLALEALEHQPLSPALINEVLLGFLDSHIGLSASAFLTLRFELMLKRPALISPLAGWKAYPVTLDAQIKDGVFHVELFVDVAYSSTCPCSAALARQLIQQQFISDFGNRSLSHEAVLSWLGSAEGIVATPHSQRSAAKLQVRLRPGVNELPIETLINQAESALGTAVQTAVKRADEQAFALANGQNLMFCEDAARRLNVALKTLPWLSGFNLRVEHAESLHAHDAVAHSQWRW, encoded by the coding sequence ATGAGCGTTTTCACCCTTCCTGATATCGCTGCCCAAGCCACCACTTCCCAATTGCCATTGGATTGGGTCGGCATGTGTGGCATTGCCCTGCCGCTGCAGATCGATGGGCAGATATTGCCAGCAACAGCCGACGCGGGCGTCAGCCTTGATGATGGCGCCTCCCGGGGCATTCACATGTCACGCTTGTACCTGGCGCTGGAAGCCCTGGAGCATCAACCCTTGAGTCCGGCGCTGATCAATGAAGTTCTGCTGGGTTTTCTCGACAGCCACATAGGCCTTTCCGCCAGTGCGTTCCTGACCCTGCGATTCGAACTGATGCTCAAACGCCCTGCGCTAATCAGCCCCTTGGCAGGATGGAAAGCCTATCCGGTTACTCTGGATGCGCAGATAAAAGACGGAGTGTTCCACGTGGAACTATTTGTCGATGTGGCGTATTCCTCCACCTGCCCCTGCTCAGCCGCCTTGGCTCGGCAGCTGATTCAACAGCAATTCATCAGCGATTTTGGCAATCGCAGCTTGAGCCATGAAGCGGTCTTGAGTTGGCTGGGTAGTGCCGAGGGTATTGTGGCCACGCCCCATAGCCAACGCAGTGCGGCAAAGCTGCAGGTTCGTCTGCGCCCAGGGGTTAACGAACTGCCGATAGAAACGCTGATCAACCAGGCCGAGAGCGCCTTGGGCACCGCTGTTCAAACTGCGGTAAAGCGCGCCGATGAACAAGCCTTTGCCTTGGCCAACGGGCAGAATTTAATGTTCTGTGAAGATGCCGCCCGGCGCTTGAATGTGGCGCTGAAAACCCTGCCGTGGCTCAGCGGCTTCAACCTGCGTGTGGAGCATGCCGAAAGCTTGCATGCCCACGACGCAGTCGCTCACAGCCAATGGCGATGGTGA
- the zigA gene encoding zinc metallochaperone GTPase ZigA yields the protein MPNRLPVTVLSGFLGAGKSTLLNHVLKNRDNLRVAVIVNDMSEINIDASEVQRNVSLNRAEEKLVEMSNGCICCTLREDLLEEVARLAREGRFDYLLIESTGISEPLPVAETFTFRDEQGRSLADQARLDTMVTVVDGLNFLRDYQAAESLASRGETLGDEDERSISDLLIEQVEFADVILLSKIDLISSAEREELSAILHSLNAQAQIVPMVMGQVELQQILNTGLFDFDRAAQAPGWLQELRGEHVPETEEYGIAATTWQARRPLHPQRFYDFIHRPWDNGRLLRSKGFFWLASKHQDAGSWSQAGGMMRHGFAGRWWRFVPREQWPQDEQSSAQIFKNWTAECGDCRQELVFIGQNIDFARLDAELSSCLLDDAEMAAGVNSWRQLPDPFGPWFDEDAA from the coding sequence ATGCCCAACCGTCTTCCCGTCACTGTGCTTTCCGGCTTTCTGGGTGCCGGCAAAAGTACTCTGCTCAATCACGTGCTGAAAAACCGCGACAACCTGCGGGTCGCGGTGATCGTCAACGACATGAGCGAAATCAACATCGATGCCAGCGAGGTGCAGCGCAACGTCAGTCTCAACCGCGCCGAAGAAAAGCTGGTGGAGATGAGCAACGGCTGCATCTGCTGCACCCTGCGCGAAGACCTGCTTGAAGAGGTCGCACGCCTGGCCCGCGAGGGGCGTTTTGATTATCTGTTGATCGAGTCCACCGGCATCTCCGAGCCGTTGCCGGTCGCCGAAACCTTTACCTTTCGTGACGAGCAAGGCCGCAGCCTGGCCGATCAGGCGCGCCTGGACACCATGGTCACGGTGGTCGATGGCTTGAACTTCCTGCGTGATTATCAGGCGGCCGAGAGCCTGGCCAGCCGCGGCGAAACCCTTGGTGACGAAGACGAGCGCTCGATCAGTGACCTCTTGATTGAGCAGGTGGAGTTCGCTGACGTGATTCTGTTGAGCAAGATCGATCTGATCAGCAGCGCCGAGCGCGAAGAGCTCAGCGCGATATTGCACAGCCTTAACGCCCAGGCGCAGATCGTGCCGATGGTCATGGGTCAGGTAGAGCTGCAGCAGATCCTCAACACCGGTCTGTTCGACTTCGACCGCGCCGCCCAGGCGCCTGGCTGGCTGCAGGAACTGCGCGGCGAACACGTGCCGGAAACCGAGGAATACGGAATTGCCGCGACCACCTGGCAAGCGCGCCGGCCGCTGCATCCACAGCGCTTTTACGATTTTATCCACAGGCCCTGGGACAACGGCCGGTTGCTGCGCTCCAAGGGCTTCTTCTGGCTCGCCAGCAAGCACCAGGATGCCGGCAGTTGGTCGCAGGCCGGCGGCATGATGCGCCACGGTTTTGCCGGGCGCTGGTGGCGCTTCGTACCCCGTGAGCAGTGGCCGCAGGATGAGCAGAGCAGCGCGCAGATCTTCAAGAACTGGACTGCAGAGTGTGGTGATTGCCGCCAGGAGCTGGTATTCATCGGTCAGAATATCGACTTCGCCCGGCTCGATGCCGAGCTCTCGAGCTGCCTGCTCGACGATGCAGAAATGGCCGCAGGCGTGAACAGTTGGCGGCAACTGCCTGACCCGTTCGGCCCGTGGTTTGACGAGGACGCGGCGTGA
- a CDS encoding DUF1826 domain-containing protein, with product MRQAFGDTPQVLTEALQDGVNLAVWQRRLPVQIEDFARLLLSLNQPLGESRVIELDEQQQLPDLSGLLGGYADLEGHVAFVTDVAWLVAAYACLLDARRVGLRLQALGNAMCPRFHVDHVPLRLLSTYAGPGSEWLGEGAIDRTQLAREQPHAEAIRQLAEGEVALLKGEKWLGNQGCGLVHRSPALANGERRLILSLDWMA from the coding sequence ATGCGCCAGGCCTTCGGCGACACGCCTCAAGTGCTCACCGAGGCGTTGCAGGATGGCGTCAATCTCGCGGTATGGCAGCGCCGCTTGCCGGTGCAGATCGAAGACTTTGCCCGCTTGCTGCTGTCGCTGAACCAGCCACTGGGTGAAAGCCGGGTCATCGAGCTGGATGAGCAACAACAGTTGCCGGACCTCAGTGGCTTGCTGGGCGGGTATGCCGACCTGGAAGGCCATGTGGCGTTTGTTACCGACGTTGCCTGGCTGGTGGCTGCCTACGCCTGCTTGCTCGACGCCCGACGAGTCGGCTTGCGCCTGCAGGCGCTGGGCAACGCCATGTGCCCGCGGTTTCATGTCGATCACGTCCCTCTGCGTTTGCTGAGCACCTACGCCGGGCCGGGCAGTGAATGGCTGGGAGAAGGTGCAATCGACCGTACGCAACTGGCTCGGGAGCAACCGCATGCCGAGGCAATCCGCCAATTGGCCGAGGGTGAGGTGGCCTTGCTCAAGGGCGAGAAATGGCTTGGTAATCAGGGATGCGGGCTGGTCCATCGTTCGCCGGCCTTGGCCAATGGTGAGCGGCGTTTGATCCTCAGCCTTGACTGGATGGCCTGA
- a CDS encoding CobW family GTP-binding protein, with protein sequence MLQNIPTHVIAGPLGAGKTSLIRQLLAQRPADERWAVLINEFGQIGLDAALLATDDDGIALGEVAGGCLCCVNGMPFQVGLGRLLRKAKPHRLFIEPSGLGHPLQLLQQLRLPPWQGVLAVQPAVLVLDAEQLAAGVALPQAQHSTLASAGLLVLNKSAGLDELQRLWITSRLADARLYWTDFGHLPLSEVPMASAPPSHSLAVDKLASASVSAVIGSLWTNPQEPICSIQEAAEGWSIGWRWHPAQVFDRARIEQFLRELDWRRAKAVIHSLDGWQALNALAGQPSLLWSRSEWRRDSRLELIFAEPQAPEALKQAMLACRV encoded by the coding sequence ATGCTGCAGAACATTCCTACCCACGTGATTGCCGGCCCGCTCGGCGCCGGCAAGACCAGCCTGATTCGCCAGTTGCTGGCGCAGCGGCCCGCCGATGAGCGCTGGGCGGTGCTGATCAACGAGTTCGGCCAGATCGGCCTGGACGCAGCGCTGCTGGCAACCGATGACGATGGGATTGCCCTGGGAGAGGTGGCCGGCGGTTGCTTGTGCTGCGTCAACGGCATGCCATTCCAGGTCGGCCTGGGTCGCCTGTTGCGCAAGGCCAAGCCGCATAGGCTGTTTATCGAACCATCCGGGTTGGGCCATCCGTTGCAGTTGTTGCAGCAACTGCGCTTACCGCCCTGGCAGGGGGTGCTGGCGGTACAACCGGCGGTACTGGTGCTCGATGCCGAGCAGCTGGCTGCGGGTGTTGCCTTGCCGCAAGCTCAGCACTCGACCCTGGCCAGCGCCGGGCTGCTGGTGCTGAACAAATCCGCTGGTCTGGACGAACTACAGCGCTTGTGGATAACTTCCCGGCTGGCGGATGCTCGCCTGTACTGGACCGATTTCGGCCATCTGCCGTTGTCCGAAGTGCCGATGGCAAGTGCTCCGCCAAGCCATTCCCTGGCTGTGGATAAACTGGCATCAGCCAGTGTTTCCGCAGTCATAGGCAGCCTGTGGACAAATCCGCAGGAGCCAATTTGCAGCATCCAGGAGGCGGCGGAGGGCTGGAGCATTGGTTGGCGCTGGCACCCGGCTCAGGTGTTTGATCGTGCCCGCATCGAGCAATTTCTGCGGGAGTTGGACTGGCGCCGGGCCAAGGCAGTTATCCACAGCTTGGACGGCTGGCAAGCGCTCAATGCCCTGGCTGGACAGCCGTCCTTGCTGTGGAGCCGCAGCGAATGGCGGCGTGACTCGCGGCTGGAGCTGATTTTTGCCGAGCCGCAAGCTCCTGAAGCGCTAAAACAGGCCATGCTGGCCTGCCGCGTCTAG
- a CDS encoding DUF3301 domain-containing protein, which translates to MLTLGNLFVLMLLATAGAWLWHNHGLREKALERVKQHCAKLDLELLDGNVALKRIGFVRDANGRKRLARVYNFEFTVTGEQRHPGTVTQFGAHTMQIELAPYPFEIKTPPHHDNVVEMNQWRQDHNRWRN; encoded by the coding sequence ATGTTGACCCTGGGAAATCTCTTCGTGCTGATGCTGCTGGCCACGGCAGGCGCTTGGTTGTGGCATAACCACGGCTTGCGTGAAAAGGCTCTGGAGCGGGTCAAGCAGCACTGCGCCAAGCTCGACCTGGAGCTGCTCGATGGCAATGTCGCGCTCAAGCGCATCGGCTTTGTTCGCGATGCCAACGGCCGCAAACGCCTGGCCCGGGTGTACAACTTCGAATTCACCGTGACCGGCGAACAGCGCCACCCCGGTACCGTCACCCAGTTCGGCGCCCATACCATGCAGATCGAACTGGCGCCCTACCCGTTCGAGATCAAGACGCCGCCACACCACGATAACGTGGTCGAGATGAACCAGTGGCGTCAGGACCACAACCGCTGGCGTAACTAG
- the pdxY gene encoding pyridoxal kinase PdxY — protein MKRTPHLLAIQSHVVFGHAGNSAAVFPMQRVGVKVWPLNTVQFSNHTQYGQWTGEVLAPAQIPALVEGIATIGELGNCDAVLSGYLGSAEQGRAILSGVARIKAANPRALYLCDPVMGHPEKGCIVPAEVSEFLLEEALARADVLCPNQLELDSFCGRRAESLQDCVDMARSLLERGPKAVLVKHLAYPGRGAEDFEMLLVTGEGSWHIRRPLLAFARQPVGVGDLTSGLFLARLLLGDDWLAAFEFTAAAVHEVLLETQACASYELELVRAQDRIVHPRLRFAAQPLAF, from the coding sequence ATGAAACGTACACCGCATCTGCTCGCCATCCAGTCCCACGTGGTTTTCGGCCATGCCGGCAACAGCGCCGCAGTGTTTCCCATGCAGCGGGTCGGGGTGAAGGTCTGGCCGCTCAATACCGTGCAGTTCTCCAACCATACTCAGTATGGCCAGTGGACCGGAGAAGTGCTTGCTCCAGCGCAAATACCTGCACTGGTAGAAGGGATTGCGACGATCGGTGAGCTGGGCAACTGCGATGCGGTGTTGTCCGGCTACCTGGGCAGTGCCGAGCAGGGGCGGGCGATCCTCAGCGGCGTGGCCCGGATCAAGGCGGCCAACCCGCGCGCCTTGTACCTCTGCGACCCGGTGATGGGCCATCCCGAGAAGGGCTGTATCGTTCCGGCCGAGGTCAGCGAGTTTCTGCTCGAAGAAGCGCTGGCCCGTGCTGATGTGCTGTGCCCGAACCAGCTGGAACTGGACAGCTTCTGCGGGCGCCGTGCCGAGTCGTTGCAAGACTGTGTCGACATGGCCCGCAGCCTGCTGGAGCGCGGCCCGAAAGCGGTGCTGGTCAAGCACCTGGCGTACCCGGGGCGTGGCGCGGAAGATTTCGAGATGCTGCTGGTGACCGGCGAAGGGAGCTGGCACATCCGCCGCCCGCTGCTGGCATTCGCCCGCCAGCCGGTAGGCGTTGGTGACCTGACATCAGGCTTGTTCCTGGCGCGCTTGCTGCTCGGCGATGACTGGCTAGCGGCGTTTGAATTCACCGCCGCCGCGGTGCACGAAGTGCTGCTGGAAACCCAGGCCTGTGCCAGCTACGAGCTGGAACTGGTGCGGGCGCAAGATCGCATCGTGCACCCGCGGCTGCGCTTTGCGGCGCAGCCTCTGGCCTTTTAA
- a CDS encoding acyl-CoA thioesterase has translation MEPGNAQLSMTVLMTPDMANFSGNVHGGTLLKYLDEVAYACASRYAGRYVVTLSVDQVVFREPVHVGELVTFLASVNYTGNTSMEVGIKVVTENIRERSVRHSNSCFFTMVAVDDDRKPVAVPPRQPESSEEKRRFLQGKQRRLIRQELEKRYQELKGDAL, from the coding sequence ATGGAACCTGGAAACGCCCAGCTGTCGATGACCGTCCTGATGACCCCGGACATGGCCAACTTTTCTGGCAACGTCCACGGCGGCACGCTGCTCAAATACCTCGACGAAGTGGCCTATGCCTGCGCCAGCCGCTACGCCGGTCGTTATGTGGTGACCCTGTCGGTCGACCAGGTGGTCTTTCGCGAGCCGGTGCATGTCGGCGAGCTGGTGACCTTCCTCGCTTCGGTCAACTACACCGGCAACACCTCGATGGAAGTCGGCATCAAGGTGGTCACTGAGAATATTCGCGAGCGTTCGGTGCGCCACAGCAACAGCTGCTTCTTCACCATGGTCGCCGTCGACGACGACCGCAAGCCGGTTGCGGTGCCGCCGCGCCAGCCTGAAAGCAGCGAAGAGAAGCGCCGTTTCCTCCAGGGTAAACAGCGCCGGCTGATACGTCAGGAGCTGGAGAAGCGTTACCAGGAGCTCAAGGGCGACGCCCTTTAA
- a CDS encoding cation:proton antiporter — MHAISFIQDLAVIMLVAGVVTILFHRFKQPVVLGYIVAGFIIGPHTPPFGLIHDEETIKTLAELGVIFLMFCLGLEFSLRKLFKVGATAFIAAFLEIVLMIWIGFEIGRWFGWNTMDSLFLGAILAISSTTIIVKALNDLKMKNERFAQLIFGVLIVEDILGIGIIALLSGIAVSGTVSSGEVFSTVGKLSLFMIVALVIGILLVPRLLAYVARFESNEMLLITVLGLCFGFCLLVVKLEYSMVLGAFLIGAIMAESRQLLKIERLIEPVRDLFSAIFFVAIGLMIDPSILVEYAWPIVVITIAVVLGKMLSCGMGAFIAGNDGRTSLRVGMGLSQIGEFSFIIAALGMTLQVTSDFLYPVAVAVSAITTLLTPYLIRAADPLSLKLAKVVPGRLSRVLSLYGEWLRSIQPHGQGALLASMIRRILLQVGVNLALVVAIFFSGGYFAARIGDYLSEWVSDVGQQKALIWGVALMLSLPFLIAAYRKLKALSMLLAEMGVKPEMAGRHTQRVRRVIAEVIPLLSLLVIFLLLSALSASILPTSELLLLIVVVAAVVVAVLWRWFIRVHTRMQIALLETLENNQENHQ; from the coding sequence GTGCATGCCATCAGCTTTATCCAGGATTTGGCAGTGATCATGCTGGTTGCCGGGGTGGTCACTATCCTCTTCCACCGTTTCAAACAGCCGGTAGTGCTTGGCTACATTGTTGCCGGCTTCATCATCGGCCCGCACACCCCGCCGTTCGGCCTGATTCACGACGAAGAGACGATCAAGACCCTGGCCGAGCTCGGCGTGATCTTCCTGATGTTCTGCCTGGGCCTGGAGTTCAGCCTGCGCAAGTTGTTCAAGGTCGGGGCCACGGCGTTTATCGCCGCGTTCCTGGAAATCGTGCTGATGATCTGGATCGGCTTCGAGATCGGCCGCTGGTTCGGCTGGAACACCATGGACTCACTGTTCCTCGGCGCCATCCTGGCGATTTCCTCGACCACCATCATCGTCAAGGCGCTCAACGACCTGAAGATGAAGAACGAGCGTTTTGCCCAACTGATCTTCGGCGTGCTGATCGTCGAAGACATCCTTGGCATCGGCATCATCGCCTTGCTCTCGGGTATTGCCGTGAGTGGCACGGTGAGCTCGGGCGAGGTGTTTTCCACGGTCGGCAAGTTGTCGCTGTTCATGATCGTTGCCTTGGTCATCGGCATTTTGCTGGTGCCGCGCCTGTTGGCTTACGTGGCCCGCTTCGAAAGCAACGAGATGCTGCTGATTACCGTCCTGGGCTTGTGTTTCGGTTTTTGCCTGTTGGTGGTCAAGCTTGAATACAGCATGGTCCTGGGCGCCTTTCTGATTGGCGCGATCATGGCCGAGTCGCGCCAGTTGCTGAAGATCGAGCGCCTGATCGAACCGGTACGCGACCTGTTCAGCGCCATCTTCTTTGTCGCCATCGGCTTGATGATCGATCCGTCGATCCTGGTCGAGTATGCCTGGCCGATCGTGGTCATCACCATTGCCGTGGTGCTGGGCAAGATGCTGTCCTGCGGCATGGGCGCCTTTATCGCCGGCAACGACGGACGTACCTCTCTGCGGGTCGGGATGGGGCTTTCACAAATTGGCGAGTTCTCGTTCATCATCGCCGCACTGGGCATGACCCTGCAGGTCACCAGCGACTTCCTGTACCCGGTGGCGGTAGCCGTTTCGGCCATCACCACGCTGCTTACCCCGTATCTGATTCGCGCCGCCGACCCGCTGTCGCTGAAGCTCGCCAAGGTCGTGCCGGGGCGCCTGTCGCGGGTGCTGTCGCTGTACGGCGAATGGCTGCGCAGCATCCAGCCCCATGGCCAAGGGGCATTGCTGGCGTCGATGATCCGACGGATTCTGCTGCAGGTGGGGGTGAACCTGGCGTTGGTGGTGGCGATCTTCTTCAGCGGTGGTTATTTCGCCGCGCGCATTGGTGACTACCTGAGCGAATGGGTCAGCGATGTCGGCCAGCAGAAGGCCTTGATCTGGGGCGTGGCGCTGATGCTGTCGCTGCCTTTCCTGATCGCTGCGTACCGCAAGCTCAAGGCGCTGTCGATGCTGCTGGCGGAGATGGGGGTCAAGCCGGAGATGGCCGGGCGCCACACCCAGCGGGTTCGACGGGTGATTGCCGAGGTCATTCCGTTGCTGTCGCTGTTGGTGATCTTTTTGCTGCTGTCGGCGCTGTCGGCCAGCATTCTGCCCACCAGCGAGCTGCTGTTGCTGATCGTGGTAGTCGCGGCAGTGGTGGTGGCGGTGCTGTGGCGCTGGTTCATCCGTGTGCATACACGCATGCAGATCGCTTTGCTGGAGACCCTGGAAAACAACCAGGAAAACCACCAATAA